Proteins from a genomic interval of Euwallacea similis isolate ESF13 chromosome 33, ESF131.1, whole genome shotgun sequence:
- the LOC136418233 gene encoding phospholipid-transporting ATPase ABCA3-like, translating into MSRLNRDCSYSLIPNVSNAENSHECSVQENYMGQKWNKFCLLIWKNWVLQYRKPLQTLIEIIAPVLFSILLVLIRSLVDPEPHDAIEYNPFCTIPFDIPGFCETPVGPNSTYSKKLKKMLKTSRMGRDDDTDDYNIFSTYTLVYSPHNEAIDTIMSLFAPFFHQVESFNTSAEMVDYYVTSGRNNTFAAIQFQDSLINRTDLGPDQNVDISIRFPAELRFSKSLLEQNNWHTNLIYPLFQTAGPRSPNSTSGATPNYFAEGFLTLQHLLSTLVTLYKSGHNISGNHDISDLLQLQSLGYPFVNMRRFPYAPWKEDLLLTPLKSFVSVIVMLSFVYPCINTVKSITTEKEKQLKEAMKIMGLPSWLHWVAWFLKSFSYLLVSIILMIVLLKVHWYTNIEYTVFTYANPFVLFIFLLFYICSIITFCFAISVFFSKANTAATIAGVMWFLSYAPFSFLQNNYDTLSIGTKLASSIGANTAMAYGFQIVLMYEGTGEGVQFDNIWKPSTPDDDLSLGIVMTMLFLDTIIYLLIALYVEAVFPGSYGVPKKWYFPFTLEFWCGQSRNSGIEDFDDTITNSNEFFEAEPKNLHTGIRIKKLKRVFGKKLAVRNLSLNMYEDQITVLLGHNGAGKTTTMSMLTGMITPSSGTAVVNGYDIRSNMEGVRNSLGLCPQHNIIFDDLTVAEHIYFFSRLKGLKGQEIEAEITKYVNLLELQDKRNSKSSTLSGGMKRRLCVGIALCGNSKVVMLDEPTAGMDPTARRALWDLLLKQKTGRTLLLTTHFMDEADLLGDRIAIMAGGELQCCGSSFFLKKKYGAGYHLILDKSPQCDPEKVTMLFRKYIADIEIHSSVGSELTYLLAESQSYIFETMLRDLEQQCTYLGINSYGISLTTLEDVFMKVGADHGQEEIYNAKLNNETNGHSTIVDTKGKKSHRNCWIIRKDLLLILVFNGSSLRITASTELLINQISAMTLKKLFSIIRSWILLVIQILIPVIFLIIAMIVVRMQNRIGSLPAMPLELSKFKDPVVLVDGMEHSGEFADFYKSVAGSAFKNVSSIKDTVLKLTAETPITVRRRYIGGASFTPFSGPIFEVNYTVYFNNDPYHTPALALNLALNSIYRKILQCSDCGIRITNYPLPYSADTQISLLATVGNSMGFQLAFNICFSMAFVSSFYILFVIRERVSQSKHLQFVSGVKVHAFWLTNLFWDYATYLVTIVALIITLICFQEDGFKTVSDIARLFLIFLYFGWCMLPMIYLSGFLFDIPSTGFTRMTFFSIFTGCAAFLVVQLLGTPGFDLEYVGNKLHWIFLIVPHYSLASGIFDTYKLYSYNNLCNTYYETCKQQYPNFTKDQCWDLSAAVREVCKGLDDNYFKWQSPGIGRNLLFSFGVGFALILLLLAIDYKIFSQITYQIEQKYFPKYPSDIQDVDSDVLAEKHNIWNTPENELSRDYSMYTKDLTKYYKNFLAVNGICLGVRKYECFGLLGINGAGKTTTFKMLTGDIKISYGDAWVNGNSIKSSSKEVQRYIGYCPQFDALLDDLTARETLRMFCLLRGIPRSSCDVIAEELATDFDYRRHLDKKVKELSGGNKRKLSTSVALIGDPPVVYLDEPSTGMDPATKRFLWNVLCHVRDSGKTIILTTHSMEECEALCTRIAIMVNGNFKCLGSTQHLKSKFAEGYTLIVKVKKPTESFVDASSASEEIEQFISDKFPSAVLREKHEELLTYYITDKSVPWSKMFGILENAKKGELNIEDYSLGQSSLEQVFLTFTKHQYQTD; encoded by the exons ATGTCGCGTTTGAATCGTGATTGTTCCTACAGTTTAATACCAAATGTGTCCAACGCAGAGAATAGCCATGAATGCAGTGTTCAGGAAAATT atATGGGACAAAAATGGAACAAATTTTGCCTACTCATATGGAAAAACTGGGTGCTACAATACCGAAAACCTCTACAAACCCTTATCGAGATCATAGCACCTgttttgttttcgattttgttaGTCTTAATAAGGAGTTTGGTAGATCCAGAACCACATGACGCCATAGAATATAATCCATTTTGCACCATTCCTTTCGATATTCCCGGTTTTTGTGAGACTCCCGTAGGACCTAACAGCACTTACAGCAAAAAGTTGAAGAAGATGCTGAAAACATCTCGGATGGGCAGGGACGACGACACCGATGATTATAATATATTCAG cacTTACACATTGGTGTATTCTCCTCATAATGAAGCGATAGACACAATAATGTCCCTTTTCGCTCCCTTTTTCCACCAAGTTGAATCCTTCAATACTTCTGCTGAAATGGTGGATTACTACGTAACTAGTGGAAGAAACAATACATTTGCAGCTATCCAATTTCAAGATAGTTTAATTAATAGGACTGATTTGGGACCGGATCAGAACGTAGATATTTCTATCCG ATTTCCTGCAGAACTCCGCTTCTCAAAGTCCTTGTTAGAACAGAACAATTGGCACACCAACTTAATATATCCATTATTTCAAACTGCTGGACCCAGGAGCCCCAATAGTACCAGTGGAGCAACACCAA attatttcgCGGAAGGATTTCTAACACTACAACATCTGCTATCGACGTTGGTTACTTTGTATAAATCAGGGCACAACATTTCTGGAAATCACGATATAAGTGATTTGCTTCAATTGCAAAGTCTAGGATATCCGTTTGTAAACATGAGAAGATTTCCATATGCACCTTGGAAGGAGGATTTACTTCTCACTCCTCTAAAGTCCTTTGTTAGTGTTATTGTTATGCTGAGTTTCGTCTATCCTTGCATTAACACTGTAAAGTCTATAACtacagaaaaggaaaaacaacTTAAG gaagCAATGAAAATTATGGGACTTCCAAGTTGGCTCCACTGGGTTGCCTGGTTTCTGAAAAGTTTCAGCTATTTGCTGGTGTCAATAATTCTTATGATAGTGCTATTGAAAGTGCATTGGTACACTAATATTGAATACACGGTGTTTACATACGCAAATCCATTCGTCCTATTCATCTTCTTACTGTTTTATATATGTTCGATCATCACTTTTTGTTTTGCAATCAGCGTCTTCTTTTCCAAAG CAAACACTGCAGCCACCATTGCAGGAGTAATGTGGTTTCTCTCCTACGCCCCATTCTCATTCCTGCAAAATAACTACGATACCCTATCAATAGGTACCAAACTTGCATCCAGTATTGGGGCGAATACTGCCATGGCATATggatttcaaattgttttaatgtaTGAGGGCACTGGAGAAG GGGTACAATTTGATAATATTTGGAAACCAAGTACCCCAGATGATGATCTCTCTTTAGGAATAGTAATGACAATGTTGTTCCTTGATACTATAATCTACTTGCTAATAGCTCTCTATGTAGAGGCAGTTTTCCCTGGTTCTTATGGAGTTCCCAAGAAATGGTACTTTCCGTTCACACTAGAGTTTTGGTGTGGACAATCGAGGAACTCCG GAATTGAAGATTTTGACGACACAATAACAAACAGTAACGAATTCTTCGAAGCAGAACCGAAGAACTTGCACACTGGTATtaggataaaaaaattgaaacgtgTTTTTGGAAAGAAATTGGCAGTTCGGAATCTCtctttaaatatgtatgaagACCAAATAACAGTACTACTTGGCCACAATGGGGCTGGCAAAACTACCACCATGTCAATGTTAACTGGAATGATTACGCCTTCTAGTGGAACAGCAGTTGTAAATGG ATATGATATAAGATCAAATATGGAAGGAGTACGAAACAGTTTAGGCCTCTGCCCTCAACACAATATAATCTTTGATGATCTAACGGTAGCAGAacacatatattttttcagcCGCCTCAAGGGTTTGAAAGGCCAGGAAATTGAAGCTGAGATTACGAAGTATGTGAACTTATTGGAGCTGCAAGATAAG AGAAATTCCAAATCCAGCACTTTATCAGGAGGAATGAAGAGGAGGTTATGTGTTGGAATTGCCTTATGTGGCAATTCAAAGGTGGTGATGTTGGACGAACCTACAGCGGGAATGGATCCAACGGCGAGAAGGGCTTTGTGGGATCTTTTACTGAAACAAAAAACCG GTAGAACTTTACTTCTTACAACCCATTTTATGGATGAAGCCGACCTTCTCGGAGATAGAATAGCAATAATGGCTGGAGGCGAATTACAATGCTGTGGTAGCAGTTTTTTTCTGAAGAAAAAGTACGGAGCAGGTTATCATCTTATTCTGGATAAATCTCCGCAATGTGATCCAGAGAAAGTGACGATGCTGTTTAGGAAATATATTGCTGACATTGAG attcaTAGCAGTGTTGGATCCGAGCTGACGTATCTCCTAGCGGAAAGTCAGTCATACATTTTTGAAACCATGCTTAGAGATTTGGAGCAACAGTGTACTTATCTGGGCATCAATAGTTATGGTATCTCTTTAACAACTTTGGAAGATGTTTTCATGAA AGTGGGTGCTGATCACGGCCAGGAAGAAATCTACAATGCCAAACTCAACAACGAAACGAATGGACACAGTACAATAGTGGACACCAAAGGTAAAAAATCACATCGCAATTGTTGGATTATTAGGAAGGATCTTTTACTCATTTTAGTCTTCAATGGTTCATCGCTTCGCATCACCGCCTCTACTGAACTCCTAATAAACCAAATCTCAGCAATGACGCTGAAGAAgcttttttctataattcGATCCTGGATTTTATTAGTGATCCAAATCTTAATCCCAGTGATCTTCCTGATCATTGCCATGATCGTAGTGAGAATGCAAAACAGAATAGGAAGCCTTCCAGCAATGCCTCTGGAATTGAGTAAATTTAAGGATCCAGTGGTGTTGGTGGACGGAATGGAACACAGCGGTGAATTTGCTGATTTTTATAAGAGTGTTGCCGGAAGTGCTTTCAAAAATGTCAGTTCTATTAAAGACACAGTGTTAAAATTG ACTGCAGAAACTCCAATTACAGTACGAAGACGTTACATCGGAGGGGCCTCATTTACACCATTTTCTGGACcaatttttgaagtaaacTATACAGTTTACTTCAATAATGACCCGTATCACACTCCAGCTTTAGCCTTGAACTTAGCTTTGAATTCTATTTACAGGAAAATACTTCAATGCAGTGATTGTGGTATAAGAATTACCAATTACCCTTTGCCTTATAGCGCTGACACCCAA ATTAGTCTGCTCGCAACTGTAGGAAATAGTATGGGTTTTCAATTGGCCTTCAATATATGCTTCTCCATGGCTTTTGTGTCTTCGTTCTACATACTATTTGTGATCAGAGAACGAGTGAGCCAATCCAAACATCTTCAATTTGTGTCTGGAGTTAAAGTGCATGCCTTTTGGTTAACTAACTTATTCTGGGATTATGCTACTTACCTAGTTACCATAGTGGCCCTTATAATCACGTTAATTTGTTTCCAAGAAGATGGATTCAAGACTGTTTCGGACATAG CAAGGCTCTTCCTCATTTTCCTATATTTTGGATGGTGCATGTTGCCCATGATCTATCTTTCCGGATTTCTCTTTGATATTCCTTCAACTGGCTTCACAAGGATGAcatttttcagcattttcaCTG gatgTGCCGCCTTCCTCGTGGTGCAGTTGCTAGGAACTCCAGGTTTCGATTTGGAATATGTGGGAAACAAACTTCACTGGATCTTTTTAATAGTCCCTCATTATTCATTAGCAAGTGGTATCTTTGATACTTACAAATTGTATTCTTACAACAATCTTTGTAATACCTATTACGAGACTTGTAAACAACAATACCCGAATTTCACCAAAGACCAGTGTTGGGATTTAAGTGCTGCTGTGCGCGAAGTTTGCAAAG GCCTTGACGATAACTATTTCAAGTGGCAATCACCTGGAATTGGACGCAACCTCTTATTTTCCTTTGGAGTGGGATTTGCTCTTATCCTACTACTACTTGCGATAGACTACAAGATATTTTCCCAAATAACCTACCAAATcgagcaaaaatattttcccaaaTACCCGTCAGACATCCAAGATGTTGATTCAGATGTATTGGCTGAAAAACATAACATCTGGAACACACCAGAAAACGAGTTGAGCCGAGACTATTCTATGTATACCAAAGATCTCacgaaatattacaaaaattttttggCTGTGAATGGAATTTGTTTAGGAGTAAGAAAGTATGAATGTTTTGGCCTGCTAGGCATTAATGGGGCCGGAAAGACCACCACTTTCAAAATGCTTACTGGggatataaaaatatcctatGGTGATGCCTGGGTTAATGGAAACAGCATCAAAAGCTCCTCCAAGGAAGTCCAGAGATACATTGGATATTGTCCTCAATTTGACGCCCTTTTGGATGATTTAACTGCGAGGGAAACTCTGAGAATGTTCTGTTTATTGAGGGGAATTCCCCGCAGTTCCTGCGATGTGATAGCAGAGGAACTAGCCACAGATTTCGATTATCGAAGACATTTGGATAAGAAAGTTAAAGAGCTTAGTGGAGGGAACAAGAGGAAGTTAAGTACTTCAGTTGCACTTATTGGAGACCCTCCAGTGGTTTACTTGGATGAGCCTTCTACag GGATGGATCCTGCAACCAAACGTTTCCTCTGGAACGTCCTCTGTCACGTTCGTGATAGTGGCAAAACAATAATCTTAACCACCCATAGTATGGAGGAATGTGAAGCTTTGTGCACTCGCATTGCCATAATGGTAAACGGCAATTTCAAATGTTTAGGATCAACGCAACATTTGAAGAGCAAATTTGCGGAAGGGTATACCCTTATTGTAAAAGTTAAGAAACCGACTGAAAGTTTTGTGGATGCCAGTTCGGCCTCAGAAGAGATAGAGCAATTTATTAGTgataaatttccgagtgcTGTGTTAAGAGAAAAGCATGAGGAGCTTTTGACTTATTATATAACAGATAAAAGCGTGCCTTGGTCCAAGATGTTTGGCATTCTGGAAAATGCTAAAAAGGGGGAATTGAACATTGAGGATTATTCGTTAGGGCAAAGTAGCTTAGAACAG GTGTTCCTCACATTTACCAAACATCAGTATCAAACTgactaa
- the LOC136418234 gene encoding phospholipid-transporting ATPase ABCA3-like, with translation MGQKWDKFCLLMWKNWVLQYRKPIQTVIEILTPVLFSMLLVLLRSLVDPKQQDPINYTSFCTVPDSNNGCDGDIFSTVNTLSFKNYTLYYSPKSKTTEEVMFPFKEIFAEVKSFDTASEMEYVYERNNTIDKIFAGVQFEDSLVNGIKLNPSLTVTLRLSGELRDTESSSTQTPNWLTNLIFPLQQTAGPREAKNNYGATPGYRNEGFLALQHLISIFISMVIAGNEIPSIHNISGWNETLEKDPMPLIKMVRFPHAAWTSDELLTALQSFVGMIFMLSYVYTCINIVKTITTEKEKQLKESMKIMGLPNWLHWTAWFLKSFTFLFISIILMVVFLKVKWYTRTDYTVFTYANPFVLLIFLFFYGCSIITFCFAVSVFFSKANTAATMAGFTYFIFYAPYSFMQYNYETLSLTTKLIASLASNTGMAFGFQIILMYEGTGDGVQFNNLFTPNTPDDDLSLGLIMIMLAIDAIIYLLIALYVEAVFPGEYGVPQKWNYPFTSSYWCGKPVLTNNDTYDIPKENQGEFFENEPEHLNPGIKVKNLKKVFGKKTAVNGLSMNIYEDQITVLLGHNGAGKSTTMSMLTGMITPSSGLALINGYDIRKNMNEIRDSLGLCPQHNIIFDDLTVSEHLYFFSRLKGMKGKETDAEIQKYVDLLELGPKRNAKSSKLSGGMKRKLSVGIALCGKSKIVMLDEPTAGMDPSARRALWDLMLKQKAGRTVLLTTHFMDEADLLGDRIAIMAGGELKCCGSSFFLKKKYGAGYHLILDKSPACDPIKVTQLLQKYIATIEIQSNAGSELKYLLSEQESYIFEPMLKDLEDHSKDLGINSYGVSLTTLEEVFMKVGADHQQEERTNGQANYKQIEKASHETSVQVNFTSKPISFCEFTKNQIWAMTFKRVLSTWRSWILYLIHIFLPVIFIVVSMLVNNQMLAVPKLPAMTLDLSNFKNPVTLLHYDNKDNYSEYLKTYIADSYKETDSIESAAYNLTERIPSTFRRSYIAGVNIESTQFPLHDGKLTTYFNNDPYHSPAVALGLALNAMYRKYVNCYDCGIEFINHPMPFTSETRVNQLKIGYNSGFQIAFNLTFGMAFVSAYYVLFIVKERVSKSKHLQFVSGAKVLIFWFTTFIWDLITFSIIVFATLIALICFQEDGFKSIDDISRLIVIFTYFGWSMLPMMYIAGYYYDVPSSGYTKLIFINVATGCVAFVILQILQMPGLNLKYIGDALHWVFMAIPHYSLATGIRDTNQMYLLNSICSETQDCTDMGNNFYKWESPGIGRNLAYSFAVGLVLLILLLLIEYEVFSGVVYVFQQKFFPKKNVEVHNEDSDVQAEKHKIRNTPERQLHQTYNIVVKDLTKYYKRHLAVNGLCLGIKNSECFGLLGINGAGKTSTFKMLTGDIRISFGDSWLKGKSIKHNLKEVQKSIGYCPQFDALLEDLTARETLRMFALLRGISSNHCDQDVVQLADDFDFRQHLDKKVKELSGGNKRKLSTSIALIGDPPVVYLDEPTTGMDPATKRYLFNALCKIRDSGKTIILTSHSMEECEALCTRLAVMVNGNFKCLGSTQHLKNKFAEGYTLTVKIKKPKDSSATMHASTEPIKMFIRENFPSSVLREAYEEMLTYYVTDQSIPWSSMFGILERGKNSNLNIEDYSLSQSSLEQVFLTFTRHQNGV, from the exons ATGGGTCAAAAGTGGGATAAATTCTGTCTTCTCATGTGGAAGAACTGGGTTCTTCAGTACAGAAAGCCCATCCAGACtgtaattgaaatattgaCTCCGGTCTTGTTTTCCATGCTATTAGTATTGTTAAGGAGTCTAGTCGATCCCAAACAACAGGATCCAATTAACTATACTTCATTTTGTACTGTGCCTGATTCAAACAATGGTTGCGATGGTGATATATTTTCCACCGTAAATACCTTATCATTTAA aaattataCATTGTACTATTCTCCTAAATCAAAGACGACTGAGGAAGTAATGTTtccatttaaagaaatatttgccGAAGTGAAATCATTTGATACTGCATCAGAAATGGAGTATGTTTATGAGCGCAATAACACCatagataaaatttttgctgGAGTTCAATTCGAGGACAGTTTAGTGAACGGGATTAAATTGAACCCTAGTCTTACAGTTACTCTTCG TCTTTCAGGTGAATTGCGAGATACTGAATCAAGTTCCACGCAGACGCCGAACTGGTTAACAAATCTTATATTTCCTCTACAGCAGACTGCAGGTCCAAGGGAAGCTAAGAATAATTATGGTGCCACCCCAG GATACAGAAATGAAGGATTCTTAGCCCTCCAACATTTgatatcaatatttattagCATGGTAATCGCAGGAAATGAAATTCCATCCATTCATAACATTTCTGGTTGGAATGAAACATTGGAGAAAGATCCCATGCCCTTGATTAAAATGGTCCGATTCCCACATGCAGCTTGGACCAGTGATGAGCTTCTTACAGCCCTGCAGAGCTTCGTTGGCATGATTTTCATGTTGAGCTACGTTTACACTTGCATTAACATTGTTAAGACTATCACTACTGAGAAGGAAAAGCAACTCAAA GAATCGATGAAAATAATGGGTTTGCCGAACTGGCTGCATTGGACCGCTTGGTTTTTGAAATCATTCACCTTccttttcatttcaattattcTGATGGTGGTTTTCCTCAAAGTTAAATGGTACACACGTACGGATTACACAGTATTTACCTACGCAAACCCATTTGTGCTTCTAATCTTCTTGTTCTTCTATGGATGctcaattattactttttgctTTGCGGTTAGTGTTTTCTTCTCTAAAG CTAATACTGCAGCTACCATGGCTGGATTCACATATTTTATCTTCTATGCCCCTTACTCGTTTATGCAGTATAACTACGAAACCCTATCCTTAACTACGAAACTTATCGCCAGTCTTGCTTCAAACACAGGAATGGCCTTTGGATTTCAGATAATTTTGATGTACGAGGGAACAGGGGATG GTGTACAATTCAATAACCTTTTCACCCCAAATACCCCAGATGACGACCTCTCCTTAGGACTTATAATGATCATGTTGGCCATAGATGCAATAATCTATCTCCTTATAGCCCTGTATGTGGAGGCGGTATTCCCCGGAGAATATGGGGTTCCCCAAAAATGGAACTACCCATTTACATCTAGTTATTGGTGTGGAAAACCTGTACTTACTA ATAACGACACATACGATATTCCGAAGGAAAATCAAGGGGAGTTCTTTGAAAACGAGCCTGAACACTTGAATCCCGGAATCAAAGTGAAAAATCTGAAGAAGGTGTTTGGCAAAAAAACTGCTGTGAATGGATTATCGATGAACATATATGAGGATCAAATTACCGTGCTGCTAGGACATAATGGAGCTGGAAAGTCTACTACCATGTCTATGTTAACTGGGATGATAACCCCCAGCAGTGGGTTGGCGTTAATTAACGG ATACGACattcgaaaaaatatgaatgaaatCAGAGACAGTTTAGGACTTTGTCCGCAGCACAACATCATATTTGATGACCTCACAGTGTCCGAACATTTATACTTCTTCAGTCGACTGAAGGGAATGAAAGGAAAAGAAACTGATGCTGagattcaaaaatatgttgatTTACTTGAACTTGGACcaaag AGGAATGCCAAATCAAGTAAACTCTCTGGAGGAATGAAGAGAAAACTCTCTGTGGGAATAGCTCTGTGCGGAAAGTCCAAAATTGTGATGCTGGATGAGCCTACTGCAGGCATGGACCCATCTGCAAGACGTGCGTTATGGGATCTTATGCTGAAACAGAAAGCAG GCAGGACAGTCTTGCTTACCACCCACTTTATGGATGAAGCTGACCTTCTCGGTGACCGAATAGCCATAATGGCTGGAGGAGAATTGAAATGTTGCGGATCCAGTTTCTTCCTAAAGAAGAAGTACGGTGCTGGTTATCATCTTATTTTGGACAAATCACCCGCATGTGATCCTATTAAAGTGACACAACTTCTCCAGAAATACATAGCTACTATAGAG ATTCAAAGCAATGCCGGGTCTGAGCTGAAATACTTGTTATCAGAGCAAGAGTCTTACATATTCGAACCCATGTTAAAAGATCTGGAAGACCATAGTAAGGATTTGGGCATTAACAGTTATGGCGTCTCATTGACCACCCTGGAAGAAGTTTTTATGAA AGTAGGAGCTGATCATCAACAAGAAGAGCGGACTAATGGACAGGCAAACTATAAGCAAATTGAAAAAGCTTCGCATGAAACTTCAG TCCAGGTGAATTTCACCTCAAAACCAATATCTTTCTGCGAGTTTaccaaaaaccaaatttggGCGATGACTTTCAAAAGGGTCTTATCTACATGGAGGTCTTGGATTTTGTACTTAATACACATCTTCTTGCCTGTCATTTTCATAGTGGTGTCAATGCTGGTTAATAATCAAATGCTGGCTGTGCCAAAACTGCCTGCAATGACCTTAGATTTGAGCAACTTCAAAAATCCTGTTACTTTACTACATTATGATAATAAGGATAATTACAGTGAATATCTGAAAACCTATATTGCGGATAGTTATAAAGAAACCGACTCTATTGAAAGTGCAGCCTATAACTTG ACTGAACGAATTCCTTCGACATTCAGAAGAAGTTATATTGCAGGAGTCAATATCGAGTCAACCCAGTTCCCATTGCATGATGGTAAACTGACAACGTATTTTAATAACGATCCATACCATAGCCCTGCAGTGGCTTTGGGTTTAGCTTTAAATGCAATGTATAGGAAATATGTAAATTGTTATGATTGTGGTATTGAGTTTATCAATCACCCGATGCCATTTACTTCAGAAACCAGG GTAAATCAACTAAAAATTGGTTACAACAGTGGATTCCAAATAGCCTTCAATCTAACCTTCGGGATGGCATTTGTCTCTGCATATTACGTACTCTTCATCGTAAAAGAAAGAGTCAGCAAATCAAAGCATCTTCAATTTGTATCTGGAGCCAAGGTTCTTATTTTTTGGTTCACCACGTTTATCTGGGACCTTATAACTTTCTCCATCATTGTATTTGCCACTTTGATAGCCTTAATTTGCTTCCAAGAGGACGGATTCAAATCAATAGATGACATat CGAGACTGATCgtaatatttacttattttggATGGTCAATGTTACCTATGATGTATATCGCTGGATATTACTACGATGTGCCTTCAAGTGGATACACAAagttgatatttataaatgttGCTACAG GTTGCGTGGCCTTTGTTATACTACAAATTCTACAAATGCCTGGATTAAACTTGAAATACATAGGAGATGCCCTCCACTGGGTATTTATGGCAATTCCCCATTACTCTCTAGCTACCGGTATTCGAGACACGAATcaaatgtatttattaaacTCAATCTGCAGTGAAACCCAAGATTGTACAG ACATGGGCAACAATTTCTACAAATGGGAGTCACCAGGGATAGGCAGGAACCTTGCATATTCCTTCGCAGTAGGCCTGGTTTTGCTGATTTTGCTGCTGTTAATAGAATATGAAGTGTTCTCGGGAGTCGTCTATgttttccaacaaaaatttttcCCCAAGAAAAACGTTGAAGTTCATAATGAAGATTCAGACGTGCAAGCTGAGAAACATAAAATCAGGAACACCCCTGAAAGGCAGCTTCATCAGACATACAACATTGTGGTGAAAGACTTGACCAAATACTACAAAAGACACTTAGCAGTGAATGGTTTGTGTTTGggtattaaaaattctgaatgcTTCGGCCTTTTGGGCATTAATGGAGCTGGAAAAACGTCAACGTTCAAAATGCTTACTGGTGATATCAGAATTTCCTTCGGAGATTCCTGGCTGAAAGGGAAAAGCATCAAACATAATCTAAAAGAAGTGCAGAAATCTATTGGGTATTGCCCTCAATTTGATGCTCTGTTGGAAGATTTAACTGCAAGGGAGACTCTTCGCATGTTTGCCTTGTTGAGAGGAATATCTTCAAATCATTGCGATCAAGATGTTGTGCAACTGGCAGATGATTTCGACTTTAGACAGCATTTGGATAAGAAAGTTAAGGAACTGAGTGGTGGGAACAAGAGAAAATTAAGCACATCTATAGCTTTAATTGGAGATCCACCAGTGGTATATCTAGACGAACCCACAACTG GCATGGACCCTGCAACTAAACGATATCTCTTCAATGCTCTCTGCAAAATTAGGGATAGTGGCAAAACAATCATCCTAACTTCCCATAGTATGGAGGAATGCGAAGCTTTGTGCACGAGATTAGCAGTGATGGTTAATGGAAACTTTAAGTGCTTGGGCTCAACCCAGCACCTCAAAAATAAGTTTGCTGAGGGCTACACGTTGACAGTGAAAATTAAGAAACCTAAAGATAGCTCAGCTACAATGCACGCTTCGACAGAACCTATTAAGATGTTCATCAGGGAGAACTTCCCCAGTTCCGTTTTAAGGGAGGCATATGAGGAAATGCTGACCTATTATGTCACAGATCAAAGTATTCCTTGGTCTAGTATGTTCGGAATACTCGAAAGaggaaaaaatagtaatttgaATATCGAGGATTATTCACTATCTCAAAGTAGTTTAGAACAG GTATTCCTCACATTCACAAGGCATCAAAATGGAGTATAG